The genomic region AGCAGAACACGGTCCTGCGGACGCTTCGGACCCGAGAGGGCCGGCTCGACGGTCGAGATGTCAAGTTCAAGCGTTGCGGTGTATTCGGCTTCATGTGCCGGGTCGCGCCACATGCCCTGTTCTTTGGCATATGCTTCGACCAGTGCAATCTGGTCTTCGTCACGGCCGGTCGAACGCATGTAGTTGAGCGTTTCGTCATCGATCGGGAAGAAGCCACAGGTCGCACCATATTCCGGTGCCATGTTACCGATGGTCGCACGATCCGGAAGGCTCATGTGGTCAAGCGCATCGCCGTAGAATTCGACGAATTTACCAACAACGCCTTTTTCACGCAGCATCTGAACGACGCGCAGAACAAGGTCAGTTGCGGTAATGCCTTCTTTCATGGAACCGGTCAGCTTGAAGCCGACAACTTCCGGGATCAGCATCGAGATCGGCTGACCAAGCATTGCTGCTTCGGCTTCCAGACCACCAACACCCCAACCGAGAACAGCAAGGCCGTTCACCATGGTGGTGTGAGAGTCGGTACCAACCAGCGTGTCCGGATAAGCAACGGTTTTGCCGTCTTCGTCCTTGCCGGTCCAGACGACCTTTGCAAGATGTTCGACGTTGACCTGGTGGCAGATACCAGCCCCCGGCGGAACAATGCGGAAGTTGTTAAACGCGTTCTGGCCCCAACGCAGGAACTCGTAACGTTCGCCGTTACGTTCGAACTCGACTTCCATGTTCTTGTCGAGTGCGTCGTCGGTGCCGAAGAAGTCGATCATGACCGAGTGGTCAATGACGAGGTCAACCGGTGAAAGCGGGTTCACCTTCTGGGCGTCGCCGCCCATCTTCACCACAGCATCGCGCATTGCAGCAAGGTCAACAACGGCGGGAACGCCGGTGAAGTCCTGCATCAGAACGCGGGCCGGACGATAGTTGATTTCGTGGCTGCTTTTGCGCTCTTTGAGCCAGTCAACAACAGCTTTGACATCGTCGGTTTTAACGGTGAAATCGTCTTCGTAACGCAGAAGGTTCTCAAGAACGACTTTCAGCGTGAAGGGAAGTTTTGAAACGTCGCCGAATTTCTCGGAAGCAACTTTGAGGCTGTAATAGTCGACGGACTTGTCCCCGACTTTCAGCGTGCGGCGCGTTTTCAGGTTGTCTTTGCCACAAATGGACATCAGACCCTCCTCAAGGTGGTTAAAAGGGCTTGTCGTGACAAGACACCCCGACCGTCGGAGCGCCGAGCGGTGGGCTATCTGTGTTGCGTGACGCGGGTCACGGCTACATATCTATGTGCAACGGGGTTACACCACAATTCCCTGTGAAAGTCCAGACCCCGAAAAGGGGTATTGGGGAAAACCCGTTGATCACAGCATATTGGCAAAGTCCAACAAGCGATAAAAAACCTCTAGTCGATATGTGCTGTGGCTTCCGGCCTTTCAATAGGATGGGTGCGGGCCGGAGTCTGTTTTTCCGTGACATGTTTATAACCGTAGATCGACAGCCTGTCGGGTGCTGTTGATTTGGCCGCCAGCTGCGCCGACTCCGCTATGGAGTCGGGGTGTCGCCCGGCGAAGTGTTCGCGCAGGGGCGGGATTGCCGGGTCACAGATTGTGCGGTGCATGATTGCGAATAATTTTTGCAATGCGGCGATTGTGCAAGGTGCTGAATTGGTCAGCGCGCCAGATAACGTTACGTAATCAAGGGTAGAATGGGTGGTGTTTTCTGCTCGCAAATAATTGTGCGGTGCGAATTTGTAGAAAACTCCCAACCCCTTGAGAATCATTGCATTGACGCGATATGCTGAAATTGGTACTTAAATGCCTATTAAATGTGTCACGCCCGGTTTCCGTAAGGTCAGGGTCATAAAATAAACCGACACATCATCAGGGAAACTGAACAGCGGTTTGCAAATTCATACGCGTGAGAACCCGAAATGCGGTTCTGCGGCATTTGTGGCCCAAGTCAGGGAGGAATGCGACGGCATGACGTCACAGAGTCCTATTCTACAGATTAGCGACGTGTCGCTTGTGTTTGGCGGTGTACGTGCGCTGAGTGATGTCAGCTTTTCCGTTCAGCCGGGCGAGCTTTTTTCGATTATCGGCCCGAACGGTGCCGGCAAGACATCCATGTTGAACTGCGTATCGGGGCGTTACACCCCGACCATGGGAACGGTGTCCTTCAAGGGGCAGGATGTTACCGGGCTCAAGCCCAATGACCGTGCGGAACTCGGTATTGGTCGCACCTTCCAGAACCTTGCGCTTTTCGGGCACATGAATGTGCTTGATAACATCATGGTGGGTCGTCACCACCTGCTGAAGAACAACTTCCTCAATGGGCCGCTTTACTGGCTTGGCGGGGCGCAGAAGGAAGAGCTGGAACATCGTCGCTTCTGCGAAGACGTTATTGATTTTCTTGAAATTTCCCACATCCGCAAGGCAACGGCCGGCACGCTTTCCTATGGGTTGCGCAAACGCGTTGAGCTGGCGCGTGCTGTGGCGCTGCGCCCGGATCTGATCCTGCTCGATGAGCCGATGGCGGGCATGAACCTCGAAGAAAAAGAGGACATGGCGCGCTTTATCATCGACCTCAATGAAGAGTGGGGCATGACCGTTGTCATGATCGAACATGACATGGGCGTGGTGATGGATATCTCCAACCGGGTGATGGTTCTTGATTTCGGTCGCAAGATTGCCGAAGGCCTGCCCGATGAAGTGATGGCCAACAAGCATGTGAAGAAAGCCTATCTCGGCGAAGAAGACGACGAAACGGACGAAGACGAGCAGGTGGCCTGAGCATGAGCAGCAATATCCCGGAATATGCCGACACCAAGTCGCTGGATACTTTCCCGAAAGTGCTGGCCTATAACGCGCGCAACTGGCCCAAAGAAGTCGCCATGCGCGAAAAGGAATTCGGCATCTGGCAGGAGTTCACCTGGCAGGATTATAACGACCGCGTCAAATGGATGACACTTGGCATGCGCGCCCTTGGCCTTGGTCAGGGTGATGTTGTCGGCATCATCGGTGAAAACCGCCCGGAATGGGTCTGGGCAGAAATCGCCGCCCACGCGCTGCGCGGTATGTCGGTTGGTCTGTATCAGGACAGCCTGCACGAAGAAGTCGCCTATCTGATTACCTATTCAGGGGCGCGGATCCTGATCGCCGAAGACGAAGAACAGTGCGACAAGCTTATTGAGCTTGGCGATGATATCCCGACCGTCGAGCACATTGTTTATTGTGACCCGCGCGGGATGCGCAAATATGACGATCCGCGTCTGATGGATGTCGAAAAGCTTTATGAGCTTGGCCGCACGTTCGAGGAACAGAACGCGGGTTCCTATGACCAGATGGTCGCCGATACCCGTGGCGATGAATGTGCCATTCTCTGCACCACGTCGGGTACGACGTCGAAGCCGAAAATGGCGATGCTCAATTCCGGTGATTTTCTTGATCACTGCGCAGCGTACCTTCGGGCTGACCCGAAATACCCGGGCGATAATTATGTCTCGGTCCTGCCGCTGCCATGGATCATGGAGCAGGTCTATGTCGTGGGTCAGTCGCTGATCAGCCGTCAAATCGTTAATTTCGTCGAAGAGCAGGAAACCATGATGGCCGACCTGCGCGAAATTGGTCCGAACTTTGTTCTGTTGGCCCCGCGCGTTTGGGAAACCATTGCGGCTGATGTTCGGGCACGGATGATGGACTCAACGCCCTTCAAACAAAAGATGTTTGATTTCGGCATGGCATTGGCGCGTACCGCGATGGACAGCGGCGGTCATTCGAAAATGGCCGACGTGATCCTGATGAATGCGCTGAAAGACCGGCTTGGTTTTTCCAATTTGCGATCGGCTGCCACCGGTGGTGCCGCAATCGGCCCGGAAACCTTCAAGTTCTTCCACGCGATGGGGGTTCCGCTGCGCCAGCTTTATGGTCAGACCGAGCTGTGTGGTGCCTATACCATCCATCAGCCCGAAGACATTGATTTCGATACGGTCGGTGTTGCGTTCGATAATTCCGAGATCAAGGTGATCAACACCGATGAAAATGGCGTCGGCGAAATCGTTGCGCGCACATCGGGCATGTTCACCGGGTACTACAAAAACCAGGACGCCTATGACGAGGATGTCCGGGATGGCTGGATGCATACCGGCGATGCCGGCTACTTCAAGGACGAGAACAAGCACCTTGTGGTGATCGACCGTATGAAGGATCTGGCGGAAACATCCACCGGGGTGCGCTATTCGCCGCAGTTTATTGAAAATAAACTGAAATTCTCGCCCTTCATTGCCGAGGCCGTGATCCTTGGCAAGGATCTGCCGTTCCTGTCGACCATGATCTGTATTCGTTATTCGATCATGGCGAAATGGGCCGAGCAGCGCGGGATTGCCTTTACCAACTATACCAACCTGTCAGCGCAGCCGCAGGTCTATGAGATGATCACCGAGGAAATCCGCGAAGTGAACAAGACGCTTCCGGAAGCCCAGCGGATCAAGCGTTTCTTGTTGCTGTACAAGGAACTTGATGCGGATGACGGCGAACTGACCCGGACGCGCAAAGTGCGTCGCGGTGTGGTCGCCGAAAAATATGCCGATATTATTGATGCGGTTTATGCCGGCAATGACAAGGTTGATATCGACACCATGATCACTTTCCAGGACGGGTCGAAAACCCGCATCCAGACGAGTGTGAAAGTCGTCGATCTTGAAGATAACAAGGCCGCAGAGACGGCCCCCAAAGCCGCCGAATAAGGCAGCAGCATAACTGTGGCCCCGGCCGGAAATCTCGGCACGCGGGCCGCCATTACAGGGATGGCAACATGAATTTCGAACTTCTGTTCCAGCTTCTGCTGAACGGTTTGATTGTCGGGACACTTTATGGCGTTGTGGCCATGTGTTTTGTTCTGATCTACAAATCGACCCAGATTGTCAACTTTGCCCAGGGTGAGTTCCTGCTGATCGGGGCATGGGTATGTTACGCATTCCTTGTCGAAATGAGTATGCCCTTCTGGCTGGGCTTCCTGTTTACATTGCTGTTTATGATGGCGTTTGGCATCGTCCTGCAGATGGTTGTTTTGCGCCCGATGATTGGCGAACCGATCATTTCGGTCATTATGGTGACCATCGGGCTTTCGATCTTTTTCCAGGCAGCGACCAAATGGATCTTCGGGGCGACGACCGCGACCTATCCGCAGGTGTTTGAAACCAGATCGGTCAACCTTTTGGGGATGCAGATCGAGACGGCCTATATCATGAGCTTTGTGATCTCGTTGTTCATCATGGCCGGGTTCTATTGGTTCTTTAAATATTCCAAGCTTGGCCTGGCCATGCGTGCGACCGCCTTTGATCAGCAGGTTGCCCAAAGCCTTGGTATTTCTGTCAAAACTGTGTTTGCGATGTCCTGGGCGATCTCGGCCCTTGTATCGGGTGTCGCCGGGATCGTTATCGGTATGGTCAATGGTGTGTCTTCGGCCCTTTCAGTCATCGGGATCAAGGTGTTCCCGGCGGTGATCCTGGGCGGGCTTGATTCGATTGTTGGCGCAATCGTCGGCGGCGTGATCATCGGTCTTCTGGAAAACACCGCAGAGTTTGTCGATGGCCAGTATCTGCACTGGGGCAACCTGTTCTCGATCGCGCCATTCTATGTGCTGATCATTATTCTGTGCATCAAGCCGTACGGCCTGTTTGGCACCAAAGACATCGAACGTATCTAGGGGACGAGGAAAAGTACTATGGCTGGATTTTCGCTACGTCCTTGCGGTGACTTCCGTACGACTTATCGTCAGGATACCCGCATCTTTGATACGACCTATATCCGCAATGCCGCGATCCTTGGCATCTTTGCCGTTGCCATGATCCCGTTTGTTCTGGATGGCTATTACGTCAACCTGTTCATTCAGATCTCGTATTTCGCGATTGCCGCCCTTGGTCTGAACATTCTGGTGGGCTTTACCGGGCAGATTTCGCTGGGCCATGCCGCGTTCTTTGGTTTTGGCGCCTTTGCCTCGGCCTGGATCAACAATACAACCGGCATTCCGGTCTTGCTGTCGATCCCGTTGGCCGGTTTGATGACAGCGGCTGTCGGTATGCTGTTTGGTTTGCCAGCGGCCCGCATCAAGGGGCTTTATCTGGCGATTGCCACATTGGCCGCGCAGTTCATTCTTGAAGATTTCTTTGCCCGTGCAGAATGGTTTACCGGCGGTTCTTACGGTGCGGCAGCCAACCCGGTGAATGTGTTTGGTTATGAAATCTATGATGATTTCAGTTTCTTTTATGTGTGCCTGTTCTTCCTGGTGGTGATGTATCTGCTGGGCACGAACCTGATGCGGACCCGTGATGGCCGTGCCTTTGTCGCGGTGCGTGACCATTACCTTTCGGCTGAAATCATGGGGATCAACCTCACGAAATATCGCCTGATGAGCTTTGCAATTTCGTCTTTCTATGCCGGTGTCGGCGGGGCGATGTATGGCCACTATCTTGGCTTTGTCTCGGCCGAGGGCTTTACCATTCTGCTGTCGATCCAGTTCCTGGGCATGATCATTATTGGTGGTCTGGGCTCGGTCAAAGGGACGTTGATGGGCACGGTATTCATGGTGCTTCTGCCCGAAGTCATGGAAAGCGGTGTCAGCGCGCTGAGCGTATTCGAATGGGCCAGTTCAACGGCTGTGACCGACGGGCTGGCTTACATCAAGGAGATGGCAATTGGTCTGGCCATCATCCTTTTCCTGATCTTTGAGCCGGATGGGCTTGCCCATCGCTGGCAACAGATCAGGGCGTACTGGAAGCTTTATCCCTTCTCGTACTGATCAAAACCCCGAACCCGGCCCGCTTATAAAAAATCAAAGGGTCGGGATCAAAACGGGGCGACCGGGAGGCTTACTTTTGTGAAAACGTCCAAGGGAGACGTCGTGATGAAAAGATTGATTGCTGCGACCGCGATGGTCGCAACGGGGCTGTCGTTTTCGGCAGCGCAAGCAGATGACGACATGGTCTTTGTCGGCCATCTGATGGACATCACCGGTGCCACCGGCTTTATCGGCAAGTTCTATGCTGATGGTGTGCGTGATGCCCTGTCTTATGTGAACGTCAATGGCGGTATCGATGGCACGGTTCTGGATTCTGAGTCGGTTGACTATGCCTATAAGGTTCCGCAGGCGATTGCGAACTACAAGAAATGGCGTTCGCGCAATGACATGATTGCAATGCAGGGCTGGGGCACGGGTGATACCGAAGCCCTGATCAGCTTTGTTGCCAAGGACAAGGTGCCGGTCTATTCCGCATCCTATTCCGGGCACCTGACCGACCCGACCGCAAAGAACCCGAAAACCGCCAAACCGGCGCCTTATAACTTCTTCTATGGCGCATCCTATTCCGACGCCTGCCGTGCGATGGTTCAGTGGGCAGCCGAAGACTGGAAAGAGTCCGGTGGTTCGGGCAAGCCGGTCTTCTCGCATATCGGTGACAACCACCCGTATCCGAACGCCCCGAAAGAAGCGTGTGCGGAATATGCCAACGAGCTTGGCTTTGAAGTAACCGCACCGGTGGTTGTTTCGATGAAGCCGGGTGATTTCAAGGCACAGTGCCTGACCCTGAAAGAAGCCGGGACCAACTATGGGTATCTTGGCAACCTCGGTCCGTCGGTTGTGTCGCTGGTGAAATCCTGTGACACGGTTGGTGCGACCCCGAAATGGCTCGCCAATATCTGGGCGGGCGACTACGAGACGCTTAAAACCATCGGCGATGTTGAAAACTATGTCTTCCCGGCCATGACCAGCTTCTGGACCGACGAAGGTGTCCCGGGCATGGAACTGGTGCGTGAAATTTCGAAGATGTCGGACAGCTCGGGCGAGCAGTTCCGCACCCATCACTACATCCGTGGCATTTGCTCGGTCTATTACATGAAAGAAGCCATGGAATGGGCCAAGGCCAATGGCGGTCTGACCGGCGAGAACATCAAGGCTGGCATGTATGCCCGTCAGGATTGGGTGCCGGCAGGACTTGAAGGTGTGTGCATGGAAGCGAACTGGACCGCCGAGGACCATCGCGGCATCAACACCGTCAACATCTATAACGGCAGCGCCAAAGGTGGCGACTTTACGGTGACCAAGGTCAATACCGTGACCCTGCCGCGTCGTGACGACTGGCTCGGTTACTAAGATCCGCCAGTAAGACGAACGTCTCCCAGACTGTTCGGAGGCCGGGCATAAGACGCAAGATGCCCTGTCTCCGGCAGCTGGAGATCACAAGACGAACATTCGAAAGGGACACCATGGCAGAGCCCGCCCGCAAAATAGAAACCGCTGAACCGATGCTGTCGGTCAATAACATCGAAGTCGTCTATGACGAGGTGATTCTGGTCCTGCGTGGCGTCTCGCTTGAGGTTCCGCAAGGCAAGATCGTGACCTTGCTCGGCCCGAACGGTGCTGGCAAATCCACGACGCTAAAAGCGATTTCGGGTTTGCTGAAAACCGAAGACGGTGAAGTCACCCGCGGTGACATCAATTTCATGGGCAACCAGATTGCCAATGGCAGCCCCGAGGATATCGTGCGCTCCGGCCTGTTTCAGGTCATGGAAGGTCGCCGTATCATCGAGGACATGACCTGTATCGAAAACCTGCGTCTGGGCGCCTATACGCGCAAGGACAACAAAGTCAAAGACGATATCGAGATGGTCTTTGAATATTTCCCGCGCCTTAAGGAACGTACTGGCCTTGCAGGCTATCTTTCCGGCGGGGAACAGCAGATGCTGGCCATCGGCCGTGCATTGATGGCGCGGCCCAAGATGATCCTGCTGGATGAACCGTCGATGGGC from Thalassospira indica harbors:
- a CDS encoding ABC transporter ATP-binding protein — its product is MTSQSPILQISDVSLVFGGVRALSDVSFSVQPGELFSIIGPNGAGKTSMLNCVSGRYTPTMGTVSFKGQDVTGLKPNDRAELGIGRTFQNLALFGHMNVLDNIMVGRHHLLKNNFLNGPLYWLGGAQKEELEHRRFCEDVIDFLEISHIRKATAGTLSYGLRKRVELARAVALRPDLILLDEPMAGMNLEEKEDMARFIIDLNEEWGMTVVMIEHDMGVVMDISNRVMVLDFGRKIAEGLPDEVMANKHVKKAYLGEEDDETDEDEQVA
- a CDS encoding long-chain fatty acid--CoA ligase — protein: MSSNIPEYADTKSLDTFPKVLAYNARNWPKEVAMREKEFGIWQEFTWQDYNDRVKWMTLGMRALGLGQGDVVGIIGENRPEWVWAEIAAHALRGMSVGLYQDSLHEEVAYLITYSGARILIAEDEEQCDKLIELGDDIPTVEHIVYCDPRGMRKYDDPRLMDVEKLYELGRTFEEQNAGSYDQMVADTRGDECAILCTTSGTTSKPKMAMLNSGDFLDHCAAYLRADPKYPGDNYVSVLPLPWIMEQVYVVGQSLISRQIVNFVEEQETMMADLREIGPNFVLLAPRVWETIAADVRARMMDSTPFKQKMFDFGMALARTAMDSGGHSKMADVILMNALKDRLGFSNLRSAATGGAAIGPETFKFFHAMGVPLRQLYGQTELCGAYTIHQPEDIDFDTVGVAFDNSEIKVINTDENGVGEIVARTSGMFTGYYKNQDAYDEDVRDGWMHTGDAGYFKDENKHLVVIDRMKDLAETSTGVRYSPQFIENKLKFSPFIAEAVILGKDLPFLSTMICIRYSIMAKWAEQRGIAFTNYTNLSAQPQVYEMITEEIREVNKTLPEAQRIKRFLLLYKELDADDGELTRTRKVRRGVVAEKYADIIDAVYAGNDKVDIDTMITFQDGSKTRIQTSVKVVDLEDNKAAETAPKAAE
- a CDS encoding branched-chain amino acid ABC transporter permease, yielding MNFELLFQLLLNGLIVGTLYGVVAMCFVLIYKSTQIVNFAQGEFLLIGAWVCYAFLVEMSMPFWLGFLFTLLFMMAFGIVLQMVVLRPMIGEPIISVIMVTIGLSIFFQAATKWIFGATTATYPQVFETRSVNLLGMQIETAYIMSFVISLFIMAGFYWFFKYSKLGLAMRATAFDQQVAQSLGISVKTVFAMSWAISALVSGVAGIVIGMVNGVSSALSVIGIKVFPAVILGGLDSIVGAIVGGVIIGLLENTAEFVDGQYLHWGNLFSIAPFYVLIIILCIKPYGLFGTKDIERI
- a CDS encoding branched-chain amino acid ABC transporter permease; protein product: MAGFSLRPCGDFRTTYRQDTRIFDTTYIRNAAILGIFAVAMIPFVLDGYYVNLFIQISYFAIAALGLNILVGFTGQISLGHAAFFGFGAFASAWINNTTGIPVLLSIPLAGLMTAAVGMLFGLPAARIKGLYLAIATLAAQFILEDFFARAEWFTGGSYGAAANPVNVFGYEIYDDFSFFYVCLFFLVVMYLLGTNLMRTRDGRAFVAVRDHYLSAEIMGINLTKYRLMSFAISSFYAGVGGAMYGHYLGFVSAEGFTILLSIQFLGMIIIGGLGSVKGTLMGTVFMVLLPEVMESGVSALSVFEWASSTAVTDGLAYIKEMAIGLAIILFLIFEPDGLAHRWQQIRAYWKLYPFSY
- a CDS encoding ABC transporter substrate-binding protein, with translation MKRLIAATAMVATGLSFSAAQADDDMVFVGHLMDITGATGFIGKFYADGVRDALSYVNVNGGIDGTVLDSESVDYAYKVPQAIANYKKWRSRNDMIAMQGWGTGDTEALISFVAKDKVPVYSASYSGHLTDPTAKNPKTAKPAPYNFFYGASYSDACRAMVQWAAEDWKESGGSGKPVFSHIGDNHPYPNAPKEACAEYANELGFEVTAPVVVSMKPGDFKAQCLTLKEAGTNYGYLGNLGPSVVSLVKSCDTVGATPKWLANIWAGDYETLKTIGDVENYVFPAMTSFWTDEGVPGMELVREISKMSDSSGEQFRTHHYIRGICSVYYMKEAMEWAKANGGLTGENIKAGMYARQDWVPAGLEGVCMEANWTAEDHRGINTVNIYNGSAKGGDFTVTKVNTVTLPRRDDWLGY
- a CDS encoding ATP-binding cassette domain-containing protein; translation: MLSVNNIEVVYDEVILVLRGVSLEVPQGKIVTLLGPNGAGKSTTLKAISGLLKTEDGEVTRGDINFMGNQIANGSPEDIVRSGLFQVMEGRRIIEDMTCIENLRLGAYTRKDNKVKDDIEMVFEYFPRLKERTGLAGYLSGGEQQMLAIGRALMARPKMILLDEPSMGLSPLLVKEVFGIIEKINREQGITMLIVEQNANFALKVADYGYIMESGKVVLDGTRDELLNNEDVKEFYLGGGSEERKSFKNIKSYKRRKRWL